A genomic segment from Stappia indica encodes:
- a CDS encoding aa3-type cytochrome c oxidase subunit IV gives MADHNAPSMDYAEHERTYNGFINFSKVGTIASLNVMLCLLLFTFGGGAGTFFGWIALIATLAAAAVGLATGAKGWIPSAVVFLITGLIAIVTAA, from the coding sequence ATGGCAGACCACAACGCTCCGTCGATGGACTACGCAGAGCACGAGCGCACCTATAACGGCTTCATCAACTTCTCGAAGGTCGGCACCATCGCCTCCCTGAACGTGATGCTGTGCCTCCTCCTCTTCACGTTCGGCGGCGGCGCCGGCACGTTCTTCGGCTGGATCGCGCTGATCGCGACGCTCGCCGCGGCGGCCGTCGGCCTTGCCACCGGCGCCAAGGGCTGGATCCCCTCCGCCGTGGTCTTTCTGATCACCGGCCTGATCGCGATCGTGACCGCCGCCTGA
- a CDS encoding L,D-transpeptidase family protein: MARSIRFRPARIAAATLAGLMLTSALPALATTGAISGAGTDTETPAAIAAPLPEPLPEPALAVLLESGAGLSETDNALPFMSAERRKQLDEFYAARGHEPLWVADGVPTLEARRLVARLAQADRDGLKVADYALPGDLARSAGRMDEARAARFEALLSAAALAYADHAQAGRVQPVSLSRNVTLDPVHPEPQEVLAALAASADPAATLAGYNPPQPGFAALREALAEIRARGKDETPPMVPEGATLKEGMRDARVAVLRARLGLAVETAAEAPAEAEAAADAVADAVSAEDAVADAVSAEDAVADASVADAAVADATVAGEGAASEAAESEVLAEELFDARVKEAVLAFQRENGLHADGVVGPRTLLALNAVSDDGMAESDIVANMERWRWMPRDLGAFHIFVNIPEFKARLFRDGAQVYETRVVVGKPSNQTPVFSDVMDHVIVNPYWNVPYSIASEELLPSIRSNASYLSQRNYEVLAGGRVVDPSSVDWSGVNLNQVRIRQRPGGGNALGQIKFMFPNRHAVYLHDTPSKSLFARSARAFSHGCVRVQDPFDFADALLQMDGEWTAARLKSMIGGQEKRADLTRPVPVHLAYFTAFVDENGKLQRRPDIYGHNATLTKALEIDGWEDWQRFAVAVPVKRTRPAVAQAEPARKQKVVDLAAERQRMFMRRQRANSDY, encoded by the coding sequence ATGGCCCGCAGCATTCGTTTCCGCCCGGCCCGCATCGCCGCAGCCACCCTTGCCGGCCTGATGCTGACGAGCGCGCTGCCGGCGCTGGCAACGACCGGAGCGATCTCCGGTGCGGGGACGGATACCGAGACGCCGGCCGCGATTGCCGCGCCGCTGCCCGAGCCGCTGCCAGAACCGGCGCTTGCCGTGCTGCTGGAGAGCGGAGCCGGACTTTCCGAAACCGACAACGCGCTGCCCTTCATGAGCGCGGAGCGGCGCAAGCAGCTGGACGAGTTCTACGCCGCACGCGGCCACGAGCCGCTGTGGGTCGCCGACGGCGTGCCGACGCTGGAGGCGCGGCGGCTGGTGGCGCGTCTCGCGCAGGCCGACCGCGACGGGCTGAAGGTTGCCGACTACGCATTGCCGGGCGATCTGGCCCGCTCGGCCGGACGCATGGACGAGGCGCGGGCCGCGCGGTTCGAGGCGCTGCTGTCGGCCGCGGCCCTTGCCTATGCCGATCACGCGCAGGCCGGGCGCGTGCAGCCGGTCTCCCTGTCGAGGAACGTGACGCTGGACCCGGTGCATCCCGAGCCTCAGGAGGTGCTGGCCGCCCTTGCCGCCTCCGCCGATCCGGCGGCGACGCTTGCGGGCTACAACCCGCCGCAGCCGGGCTTTGCGGCGCTGCGTGAGGCGCTGGCCGAGATCCGCGCGCGCGGCAAGGACGAGACGCCGCCGATGGTGCCGGAGGGGGCGACGCTGAAGGAAGGCATGCGCGATGCGCGCGTTGCCGTGCTGCGGGCCCGTCTCGGGCTGGCGGTGGAAACCGCCGCCGAGGCGCCGGCAGAGGCCGAGGCGGCTGCCGATGCTGTTGCGGACGCGGTGTCTGCTGAGGATGCTGTTGCAGATGCGGTGTCCGCCGAGGACGCTGTTGCGGACGCGTCCGTGGCAGATGCAGCCGTGGCAGATGCGACCGTTGCCGGCGAGGGCGCGGCGAGCGAGGCTGCCGAGAGCGAAGTCCTGGCGGAGGAGCTGTTCGATGCGCGGGTGAAGGAGGCGGTGCTCGCCTTTCAGCGCGAGAACGGGTTGCATGCCGACGGCGTCGTCGGCCCGCGCACGCTGCTGGCGCTGAACGCGGTCTCCGACGACGGCATGGCCGAGAGCGACATCGTCGCCAACATGGAGCGCTGGCGCTGGATGCCGCGCGACCTCGGCGCCTTCCACATCTTCGTCAACATCCCCGAGTTCAAGGCGCGGCTGTTCCGCGACGGGGCGCAGGTCTACGAGACCCGCGTCGTCGTCGGCAAGCCGTCGAACCAGACGCCGGTCTTTTCCGACGTGATGGACCACGTCATCGTCAATCCCTACTGGAACGTGCCCTATTCCATCGCCTCGGAAGAGCTGCTGCCGTCGATCAGGTCGAATGCCAGCTATCTGTCGCAGCGCAATTACGAGGTGCTGGCCGGCGGGCGCGTCGTCGATCCGTCCTCGGTCGACTGGTCTGGCGTCAACCTCAACCAGGTGCGCATCCGCCAGCGGCCGGGCGGGGGCAATGCGCTGGGGCAGATCAAGTTCATGTTCCCCAACCGGCACGCGGTCTACCTGCACGACACGCCGTCGAAGAGCCTGTTCGCCCGCTCTGCCCGAGCCTTCTCGCATGGCTGCGTGCGCGTGCAGGATCCGTTCGACTTCGCCGATGCCCTGCTGCAGATGGACGGCGAATGGACCGCGGCGCGGCTGAAGTCGATGATCGGCGGCCAGGAGAAGCGGGCGGACCTGACCCGGCCGGTGCCGGTGCACCTTGCCTATTTCACCGCCTTCGTCGACGAGAACGGCAAGCTGCAGCGCCGGCCGGACATCTACGGCCACAACGCGACGCTGACCAAGGCGCTGGAGATCGACGGCTGGGAAGACTGGCAGCGCTTTGCGGTGGCGGTTCCGGTCAAGCGGACGCGCCCTGCGGTGGCGCAGGCCGAGCCTGCCAGGAAGCAGAAGGTCGTCGACCTTGCGGCGGAGCGCCAGCGCATGTTCATGCGTCGCCAGCGGGCGAACTCCGACTACTGA
- a CDS encoding sigma-54-dependent transcriptional regulator yields MIPTGGRILIADDDPVQRRLLEEAVKRFGYRARSVENGAEAVAMMASAEGGDVDLVILDLVMPELDGMGVIAKLREMKKTVPIIVQTAHAGIDAAVNAIRAGAQDFVVKPVSPERLEVAIRTFMRMSALEGEITRIHKQASGTFSFDDIVTRSDAMERVIRVGRRAATSHIPVLIEGESGVGKELIARAIQGSSERRAKPFITVNCGAIPEHLVESILFGHEKGAFTGAVDKHVGKFQEAHGGTLFLDEVGELSLDIQVKLLRALQEGEIDPIGSRRPVKVDFRLISATNRRLIDLVKDGQFREDLYYRLNVFPLWLPPLRDRPEDIPDLVRHFLARFAAEEGRPHISTVSPDAVAMLQAYDWPGNIRQLENAVFRAVVLCEGDHLVADDFPQVQASVGSLPAASRSAIARPVLSHEAGPAAESGDETAARAPETAGVALNEGGAGGATPFGYMRSLDDHGHVRKLEDVEAEMIRTAIDHYGGRMTEVARRLSIGRSTLYRKLKDYGLDATPDAEAAE; encoded by the coding sequence ATGATCCCCACAGGCGGACGCATCCTCATCGCCGACGACGATCCCGTGCAGCGGCGCCTGCTGGAGGAAGCGGTCAAGCGCTTCGGCTACCGGGCGCGCAGCGTCGAGAACGGCGCGGAGGCCGTGGCGATGATGGCCTCGGCGGAGGGCGGCGATGTCGATCTCGTGATCCTCGACCTGGTGATGCCCGAGCTCGACGGCATGGGCGTGATCGCCAAGCTTCGCGAGATGAAGAAGACCGTGCCGATCATCGTGCAGACGGCGCATGCCGGCATCGATGCGGCGGTCAACGCGATCCGCGCCGGGGCGCAGGACTTCGTGGTGAAGCCCGTGTCGCCGGAGCGGCTGGAGGTGGCGATCCGCACCTTCATGCGCATGTCGGCGCTGGAAGGCGAGATCACCCGCATCCACAAGCAGGCGAGCGGCACCTTCTCCTTCGACGACATCGTCACGCGGTCCGACGCGATGGAGCGGGTGATCCGCGTCGGGCGGCGGGCGGCCACCTCGCATATCCCGGTGCTGATCGAGGGCGAATCGGGCGTCGGCAAGGAGCTGATCGCCCGCGCCATCCAGGGCTCCAGCGAGCGGCGGGCCAAACCTTTCATCACCGTGAATTGCGGCGCGATCCCCGAGCATCTGGTGGAATCGATCCTGTTCGGCCACGAGAAGGGGGCGTTCACCGGGGCGGTCGACAAGCATGTCGGCAAGTTCCAGGAGGCGCATGGCGGCACGCTGTTCCTCGACGAGGTCGGCGAATTGTCGCTCGACATCCAGGTGAAGCTCTTGCGCGCGTTGCAGGAGGGCGAGATCGACCCGATCGGCTCGCGGCGGCCGGTGAAGGTCGACTTCCGGCTGATCTCGGCGACCAACCGGCGGCTGATCGACCTGGTCAAGGACGGCCAGTTCCGCGAGGACCTCTACTACCGGCTCAACGTCTTTCCGCTGTGGCTGCCGCCGCTGCGCGACCGGCCGGAGGACATTCCCGACCTGGTGCGGCACTTCCTGGCGCGCTTTGCCGCGGAGGAGGGGCGCCCGCACATCTCGACCGTTTCGCCGGACGCGGTCGCCATGCTGCAGGCCTACGACTGGCCGGGCAACATCCGCCAGCTGGAGAACGCGGTGTTCCGCGCCGTGGTGCTGTGCGAGGGCGACCATCTGGTTGCGGACGACTTCCCGCAGGTGCAGGCGAGCGTCGGCAGCCTGCCGGCCGCATCGCGGAGCGCCATCGCACGGCCGGTCCTTTCGCACGAGGCGGGGCCGGCAGCGGAAAGCGGAGACGAGACCGCCGCGCGCGCGCCGGAGACGGCCGGTGTCGCCCTCAACGAGGGCGGGGCGGGGGGGGCGACGCCCTTCGGCTACATGCGCTCGCTCGACGATCATGGCCATGTGCGCAAGCTGGAGGACGTGGAGGCGGAGATGATCCGCACTGCCATCGACCACTATGGCGGGCGCATGACCGAAGTCGCGCGCAGGTTGTCGATAGGGCGCTCGACCCTCTATCGGAAGTTGAAGGACTATGGCCTCGATGCAACACCTGATGCGGAGGCGGCCGAGTAG
- a CDS encoding heme-dependent oxidative N-demethylase family protein, giving the protein MSGITGGGRDRPSPAGPPFSHTPYDGSARPFSVGLQPLDLADWIEPDARLAEQLDEKERLLAGGGEAPVLLAEDGTRDAQQEVLDLLAAHLPQRFPDLYRREGEAIRILPAGRTVSLSGDDDIPLGRAASLVQEDLILMRASPQGYRLAAGALCFPSSWSLADKFAQPMTAIHETVPGFNDGRMGPMVARIFDNLPVDRPSWRLNWSLYTGPALHRPFPKRIAADGTDPHRLARDEAGGLHVRVERQTLRRLPQSGDILFTIRIHHDPVAAFARHPHGAQLALGLRRQLLELDTAQTAYKGLTADRDAIAEALGRLAASLAPE; this is encoded by the coding sequence ATGAGCGGGATCACGGGCGGGGGGCGGGATCGCCCCTCCCCCGCCGGCCCGCCCTTTTCCCATACGCCCTATGACGGCTCGGCCCGGCCCTTCAGCGTCGGCCTGCAGCCGCTCGACCTTGCCGACTGGATCGAGCCCGACGCGCGACTTGCCGAACAGCTGGACGAGAAGGAACGCTTGCTCGCCGGCGGCGGCGAGGCTCCCGTCCTGCTTGCCGAGGACGGAACGCGAGACGCCCAGCAGGAAGTGCTCGACCTCCTGGCTGCGCACCTGCCGCAGCGCTTTCCGGATCTTTATCGCCGCGAGGGTGAGGCGATCCGCATCCTGCCCGCCGGGCGCACGGTTTCGTTGTCCGGCGACGACGACATCCCGCTTGGCCGCGCCGCCTCCCTGGTGCAGGAAGACCTCATTCTCATGCGCGCCTCGCCGCAGGGGTATCGCCTTGCCGCCGGCGCGCTCTGCTTTCCCTCGTCCTGGTCGCTCGCTGACAAGTTCGCCCAGCCGATGACCGCGATCCACGAGACGGTGCCCGGCTTCAACGACGGGCGCATGGGGCCGATGGTCGCACGCATCTTCGACAATCTTCCCGTCGACCGCCCCAGCTGGCGGCTCAACTGGTCGCTCTATACCGGCCCCGCGCTGCACCGCCCCTTCCCCAAGCGGATCGCCGCGGACGGCACCGATCCGCACCGGCTGGCGCGGGACGAGGCTGGCGGCCTGCATGTGCGGGTCGAGCGCCAGACCCTGCGCCGCCTGCCGCAAAGCGGCGATATCCTCTTCACCATCCGCATCCACCACGACCCGGTCGCCGCATTCGCGCGCCACCCGCACGGCGCGCAGCTGGCGCTCGGCCTGCGCCGGCAATTGCTGGAGCTCGACACCGCCCAGACCGCCTACAAGGGGCTGACCGCCGACCGCGACGCCATCGCGGAGGCGCTTGGAAGGCTTGCCGCCTCGCTCGCACCCGAATGA
- a CDS encoding M3 family oligoendopeptidase, protein MTHATGWTQARGAQARGARSAAEGGSAASELGTLPEWNLADLYPAHDSPQVAADLAQAARDASAFEERYKGKLDEMARRSGAQLAGAIREMEALDDLMGRLASYAGLFYSGNTTDPVRQKFYGDVQEKLTTASTHLIFFALELNRIDDAVLDEAARDPELGHYRPWLDDIRKARPHQLEDRIEQLFHEKSVTGAGAWNRLFDETMAGLRFDVDGTELSLEPTLNLLQDADGSRRETAAKALSKTFRQNLPVFTLITNTLAKDKEISDRWRGFTDIADSRHLANRVEREVVDALVEAVREAYPALSHRYYAMKAGWLGRDVLDFWDRNAPLPSADNRRIPWDEARDTVLGAYGRFSPKMADIARDFFDKGWIDAPARTGKAPGAFAHPTVPSAHPYVLLNYQGRTRDVMTLAHELGHGVHQVLAAPNGALMAPTPLTLAETASVFGEMLTFKALLGQAETPEKRKILLAGKVEDMINTVVRQIAFYTFERKVHAARREGELTSADLCELWMSVQTESLGPAIRLGEGYETYWTYIPHFIHSPFYVYAYAFGDCLVNSLYAVYEDAEAGFQDKYFAMLSAGGTKHHSELLAPFGLDATDPAFWRKGLSVIAGFIDELERLDA, encoded by the coding sequence ATGACGCACGCGACAGGCTGGACACAGGCACGGGGCGCACAGGCACGCGGGGCCCGCTCGGCGGCGGAAGGCGGCAGCGCGGCGAGCGAACTGGGCACCCTGCCGGAGTGGAACCTCGCCGACCTCTATCCCGCCCATGATTCCCCGCAGGTCGCGGCCGATCTCGCCCAGGCGGCACGTGACGCGAGCGCTTTCGAAGAGCGCTACAAGGGCAAGCTCGACGAGATGGCCCGCCGCTCCGGCGCGCAGCTCGCCGGCGCCATCCGCGAGATGGAGGCCCTCGACGACCTGATGGGCCGTCTCGCCTCCTATGCCGGCCTCTTCTATTCGGGCAACACCACCGACCCGGTCCGGCAGAAGTTCTACGGCGACGTGCAGGAGAAGCTCACGACGGCCAGCACCCACCTGATCTTCTTCGCGCTGGAGCTCAACCGCATCGACGACGCCGTGCTCGACGAGGCCGCCCGCGATCCCGAGCTCGGCCACTACCGCCCCTGGCTCGACGACATCCGCAAGGCCCGCCCGCACCAGCTGGAGGACCGCATCGAACAGCTCTTCCACGAGAAGTCGGTGACCGGGGCCGGCGCCTGGAACCGGCTCTTCGACGAGACGATGGCGGGCCTGCGCTTCGATGTCGACGGCACCGAGCTGTCGCTAGAGCCGACCCTCAACCTGCTGCAGGACGCGGACGGCAGCCGGCGCGAGACCGCTGCCAAGGCGCTGAGCAAGACCTTCCGCCAGAACCTGCCGGTCTTCACGCTGATCACCAACACGCTGGCCAAGGACAAGGAGATCTCCGACCGCTGGCGCGGCTTCACGGACATCGCCGACAGCCGGCACCTGGCCAACCGGGTCGAGCGCGAGGTGGTCGACGCCCTGGTCGAGGCCGTGCGCGAGGCCTATCCGGCCCTCTCCCACCGCTACTACGCGATGAAGGCCGGCTGGCTCGGCCGCGATGTGCTCGATTTCTGGGACCGCAACGCGCCGCTCCCCTCCGCCGACAACCGCCGCATCCCCTGGGACGAGGCGCGCGACACCGTGCTTGGCGCCTATGGCCGCTTCTCTCCGAAGATGGCGGACATCGCCCGCGACTTCTTCGACAAGGGCTGGATCGACGCGCCGGCGCGCACCGGCAAGGCGCCGGGAGCCTTCGCCCACCCGACCGTGCCCAGCGCTCATCCTTACGTGCTGCTCAACTATCAGGGCCGCACCCGCGACGTCATGACCCTGGCCCATGAGCTCGGCCACGGCGTCCACCAGGTGCTGGCCGCGCCGAACGGCGCCTTGATGGCGCCGACGCCGCTGACGCTGGCCGAGACGGCGAGCGTGTTCGGCGAGATGCTGACCTTCAAGGCGCTGCTCGGCCAGGCCGAGACGCCGGAAAAGCGCAAGATCCTGCTGGCCGGCAAGGTCGAGGACATGATCAACACGGTGGTCCGGCAGATCGCCTTCTACACGTTCGAGCGCAAGGTCCATGCGGCCCGCCGCGAGGGCGAGCTGACTTCGGCCGACCTGTGCGAATTGTGGATGTCGGTGCAGACGGAGAGCCTTGGCCCGGCAATTCGCCTCGGCGAAGGCTACGAGACCTACTGGACCTACATCCCGCACTTCATCCACTCGCCGTTCTACGTCTACGCCTATGCCTTCGGCGACTGCCTGGTGAACTCGCTCTACGCGGTCTACGAGGACGCCGAGGCCGGCTTCCAGGACAAGTATTTCGCCATGCTGTCGGCCGGCGGCACCAAGCACCATTCGGAGCTGCTCGCCCCGTTCGGGTTGGACGCCACCGACCCCGCCTTCTGGCGCAAGGGCCTGTCGGTCATCGCCGGCTTCATCGACGAACTGGAACGGCTCGACGCATGA
- a CDS encoding DUF882 domain-containing protein, with amino-acid sequence MPALALAAFALALLSPMSLSPASAETRTLKLYNTHTHERVSITFKRNGRYVSEGLRELNRFLRDWRRNESTKMDPQLFDLIWEVYQQAGTNEAIHVVSSYRSPATNNMLRGRSRGVAKNSQHTRGKAMDFFIPGVNISKLRAIGLRKEIGGVGFYPTSRTPFVHMDTGSVRHWPRMTRSQLAKVFPRGDTIHVPTDGKKMPGYAQALARHKGGASSRPTAVASASPGTVRRSGDIEDGGITRRPTGGASSGGPSLFARIFGGDEDEGEDVSAQPTPPAPVTRTQVASATPAPAPAAAAPVPAEAPPGVRSADAPAPVPAPASEQVTIVQVMPRLKPQDFPAIVAAAAGAGNGGTLDAQARRLAGGLPAVEATSVAAAQETPAAQAPITVASIAPPAKPAELRQGPIEAATGAPLAAARPRPAPADGVSAIAAATGVQPGRKPQVDIAGATLAYAPATASASALGTSTAAQTRAPAASAAPAARQASVSGRLPEPVIRDPLARFAALPDRTAIPDIISGLTNTRTRTFAQLQHPNQRRLELLMAPGGRVYANRFGVSARDGEMPRPDRFEGPAVVLLPVVSLN; translated from the coding sequence TTGCCAGCATTGGCGCTTGCCGCTTTCGCCCTGGCGCTGCTGTCGCCCATGTCGCTGTCTCCTGCGTCTGCGGAGACGCGGACGCTGAAGCTGTACAACACCCATACGCATGAGCGCGTGTCGATCACGTTCAAGCGCAACGGCCGCTACGTCTCCGAGGGGCTTCGCGAGCTGAACCGGTTCCTGCGGGACTGGCGACGCAACGAAAGCACCAAGATGGATCCGCAGCTCTTCGATCTCATCTGGGAAGTGTACCAGCAGGCCGGCACGAACGAAGCGATCCACGTCGTCTCCTCCTACCGCTCGCCGGCGACCAACAACATGCTGCGCGGCCGCTCGCGCGGCGTCGCCAAGAACAGCCAGCACACGCGCGGCAAGGCGATGGACTTCTTCATCCCCGGCGTGAACATTTCCAAGCTGCGCGCCATCGGCCTGCGCAAGGAGATCGGCGGCGTCGGCTTCTACCCGACCTCGCGCACGCCCTTCGTGCACATGGACACCGGCTCGGTGCGCCACTGGCCGCGCATGACCCGTTCGCAGCTGGCCAAGGTGTTCCCGCGCGGCGATACCATCCACGTTCCCACCGACGGCAAGAAGATGCCGGGATATGCCCAGGCGCTGGCGCGCCACAAGGGCGGTGCGTCCAGCCGTCCGACGGCCGTGGCCAGCGCGTCGCCCGGAACGGTGCGCCGTTCGGGCGATATCGAGGATGGCGGCATCACGCGGCGTCCGACCGGCGGCGCGAGCTCCGGCGGTCCGAGCCTCTTTGCCCGCATCTTCGGCGGCGACGAGGACGAGGGCGAGGATGTCTCGGCGCAGCCGACGCCGCCGGCGCCGGTGACCCGCACGCAGGTCGCCAGCGCAACTCCGGCTCCTGCTCCGGCAGCGGCCGCTCCCGTTCCCGCCGAGGCGCCCCCGGGCGTGAGGTCGGCCGACGCTCCGGCCCCGGTTCCCGCCCCGGCCAGCGAACAGGTGACCATCGTCCAGGTGATGCCGCGCCTCAAGCCGCAGGACTTCCCGGCGATCGTCGCCGCGGCAGCCGGCGCCGGCAATGGCGGCACGCTGGATGCCCAGGCGCGCAGGCTGGCCGGCGGTCTCCCGGCCGTGGAGGCGACCAGCGTCGCCGCCGCGCAGGAGACGCCCGCCGCGCAGGCGCCGATCACCGTTGCCTCCATTGCACCGCCTGCCAAGCCGGCGGAGCTGCGCCAGGGCCCGATCGAGGCCGCCACCGGCGCGCCGCTCGCCGCCGCACGTCCGCGCCCGGCACCTGCCGACGGCGTGTCGGCCATCGCTGCGGCAACCGGTGTCCAGCCGGGCCGCAAGCCGCAGGTGGACATTGCCGGGGCGACGCTGGCCTATGCGCCGGCCACCGCTTCGGCCTCCGCGCTCGGCACCTCCACCGCAGCACAGACGCGGGCGCCGGCCGCCTCCGCGGCCCCAGCCGCACGGCAGGCCTCCGTGTCCGGCCGCCTGCCCGAGCCGGTGATTCGCGATCCGCTGGCCCGCTTCGCGGCGCTGCCGGACCGCACGGCAATCCCGGACATCATCTCGGGCCTGACCAACACCCGCACCCGGACCTTCGCCCAGCTGCAGCATCCGAACCAGCGTCGCCTGGAACTGCTGATGGCACCGGGCGGCCGGGTCTATGCCAACCGCTTCGGCGTGTCCGCGCGTGACGGCGAGATGCCGCGCCCGGACCGGTTCGAAGGCCCGGCAGTGGTGCTGCTTCCGGTTGTCTCGCTCAACTGA
- a CDS encoding ABC1 kinase family protein, giving the protein MSTQPPRDREQNRLSARVGRYARVGANMSGLAAKIAGARVFGYTIDNEKQAAELAAALGGLKGPLMKVAQLISTIPDAIPPEYAAELAQLQSDAPPMGWAFVKRRMSAELGRDWQSRFASFDREPSAAASLGQVHRARAQDGADLACKLQYPDMASTVEADLRQLSLLFSVHRRMGPAIDTSEIAREIGDRVREELDYRREARHMAAYAQIFADEPRIRVPEVRQELSTGRLLTMSWLDGRPLLSFRDHPLEDRNRLAEVMFRAWWHPFSHHGLIHGDPHLGNYTVFTDGDAPAGINLLDYGCIRIFPPGFVRGVVDLYRGLLHGDDDLVVSAYERWGFRGLTRELIDILNIWARFIYGPLLNDRVRSIADGIKPAEYGRKEAFRVHQALKEKGPVTVPREFVFMDRAAIGLGGVFLHLKAELNFFRLFNEQIDNFEQETVAARQAALLEGVGLTPSVAG; this is encoded by the coding sequence ATGAGCACCCAACCACCCCGCGACCGCGAGCAGAACCGCCTGAGCGCCCGCGTCGGCCGCTATGCCCGCGTCGGCGCCAACATGAGCGGCCTTGCCGCGAAGATCGCCGGTGCGCGCGTCTTCGGCTACACCATCGACAACGAGAAGCAGGCGGCGGAGCTGGCCGCCGCCCTCGGCGGGCTGAAGGGCCCGTTGATGAAGGTCGCCCAGCTCATCTCCACCATTCCCGACGCCATCCCGCCCGAATATGCCGCCGAGCTGGCGCAGCTGCAGTCCGATGCCCCGCCGATGGGCTGGGCCTTCGTCAAGCGGCGCATGTCGGCCGAGCTCGGCCGCGACTGGCAGTCGCGCTTCGCCAGCTTCGACCGCGAGCCCTCGGCCGCTGCCTCGCTCGGCCAGGTGCACCGGGCCCGGGCGCAGGACGGCGCCGATCTTGCCTGCAAGCTGCAATATCCGGACATGGCCTCGACGGTGGAGGCGGACCTGCGCCAGCTGTCGCTGCTCTTCTCCGTCCATCGCCGCATGGGACCGGCCATCGACACCAGCGAGATCGCCCGCGAGATCGGCGACCGGGTGCGCGAGGAGCTGGATTACCGGCGCGAGGCCCGCCACATGGCCGCCTATGCGCAGATCTTCGCCGACGAGCCGCGCATCCGCGTGCCAGAGGTGCGGCAGGAGCTGTCGACCGGGCGCCTGCTCACCATGTCCTGGCTCGACGGCCGGCCGCTGCTGAGCTTCAGAGACCATCCGCTGGAGGACCGCAACCGCCTTGCCGAGGTCATGTTCCGCGCCTGGTGGCACCCGTTCAGCCATCACGGGCTGATCCATGGCGACCCGCATCTGGGCAACTACACGGTCTTCACCGACGGCGATGCGCCCGCCGGCATCAACCTGCTCGACTACGGCTGCATCCGCATCTTCCCGCCCGGCTTCGTGCGCGGCGTCGTCGATCTCTATCGCGGGCTGCTGCATGGAGACGACGATCTCGTCGTCTCCGCCTACGAGCGCTGGGGCTTCCGCGGCCTTACCCGCGAGCTGATCGACATTCTCAACATCTGGGCCCGCTTCATCTACGGCCCGCTCTTGAACGACCGGGTCCGCTCCATCGCCGACGGCATCAAGCCGGCCGAATACGGCCGCAAGGAAGCCTTCCGCGTCCATCAGGCGCTGAAGGAGAAGGGGCCGGTGACGGTGCCGCGCGAATTCGTCTTCATGGACCGGGCGGCCATCGGCCTTGGCGGCGTCTTCCTGCACCTGAAGGCCGAGCTGAACTTCTTCCGCCTGTTCAACGAGCAGATCGACAATTTCGAGCAGGAGACCGTCGCGGCCCGCCAGGCGGCCCTGCTGGAAGGGGTCGGCCTCACGCCGTCGGTCGCCGGCTGA